AGGCTGTCTCGCTATCTCTCAattacagaaaaggaaattaagacagagacacagattaACTGACCCAGAATGACCTAGCGAGTGCCTGACTGGGACTCAAAACATGCCACCTGCGCCCTATCACAGCATCCACAAACTTCACTTCCCTACAGATGagaatttctttcttctccatttaCTGACATCTCTTccacctcaccccccacccccaccccagattcAAACCTCACAATCCTGGAAAGGGTTCTCAGTAAAACTTTCCTACTAGAAGCAGTTGTAAATAATCCTCAATTTCCCCACAAATGAGACACAAAACTACCCTCTGTATACAAATACCACCAACTGTCCACCATGCTTGTCCCCCAGCTGTGCCCATACACCACCTTCCTCCCCAGCCCACAAGGCTGCTCTCCCAGACCTGGGATGGGCCCTTTCTTACCTCCCTGGAAGACCCCAAGCAAACAAACGCTGGAAGAGCCCACAGCATCACAACTCAGGGTCTGGGAGGAACTTGAATCCCACTGCCACCGCCACCCCCACACCGAGGGCTCTTATTCCTGCCTCAGTGTGGTCACCTCCAGTGCTGGAGTAACGCTAAAAAAAAGATCTACCCGCTGTGGACCAGTACCTGAGAGATGCTGCCATTCCACCAACCAGAGATGCCAGCCGGTTTCTGCTGGTTAGCTCCAGAGACACATTAACTGTGAACTTCTGCCCCCTGCATCCCTAGCCCAGATGCTCCACTTTCATACCCAAGCATTGACTAACACTGAAAGAAACCCAAAGGCCGCATTTCCTCTTTTGTTCTTTGCCATTAAATTGTGAATAATAATGCATTTACTTATTCTCCCAGTTAAAAAGTTGTTTAAATTCTTTGAAGAATCTTGCAAGGTAGCTTGGCTAGACAGCAGGCAGGACAGTCCAGTGCCTCAGGTGGGGAGGCGAGGATCTTCCATTCACCTATCTTTTGGTCCAGCAAGTAAGCATTAGGATTGATGGTGTAGTCCTTTGTCTGTACATCGCTGGCTGTGGTGACACCCCCACATACAAATACCTTGTTGTCTCCAATGGAGCAGATAGCATGGGACACATCCAAGGGACAACTGTTGGGCAGCAGAGGCACTGAGGTTGTTGATTTGTTGGCCTTTATCTTCTGTAAGTTGATTTCCACACTCTGCCGGTGGCTGTGCACACGGAGGATGTTGTCCTGATGGAAAGAGAGCAGGGGCCGGTGGTTGAATTCAATGGGGAAAGTGATACACTGGACCACTTCCCCTGTATTGGTGTCAAAGCAGTCCACTACTCCGACCCGGGAGATGTAGCCCTTCACCAAGCATCGCCCAGTGACAATGTACAGGTTCCGGTCACCCTTGGTGATTACGGCTGTGCCGTCCATAGGGATGCTCATCTTGCCTGCCAGGCACCAGGCTTCCTTCCGTTCATCGTAGCGATAGATGTTGGAAACATACCGGCGTGGGGCAATGCTCCCACCCACCGAGTACACTGTTCCCCCGCAGGTCACCATGGTGTGGAAGACAAGCCCGATGGGTAGGTCAGGTAGCTTGGTCCAGGAGTTGTCATCCATGTCATACCGCCATGCCGTCTTTAATCCTGAAATCTGCTCAGTGGTGCCACCCGATATGTAGATGTAACGGCCAGCAGCAGTTGCGCTCAGTGCCGCTGCTCGGTAGGGCATCTCTGAGAGCTTCAGCCACAGGTTCTCCTGGATGATATAAGCAAACACTCCATCGTTGAACTTGCCATGGGCCTTCTGGCCACCAAGGATGACCACTGAGTCGAGCAGGGCCCCTTTCCGCTGGTAGCTCAGCAGGCTGCACGGCCGTTCCTGCTTTCGGTCCATTAGGACACTCTCAATCAAGGTCGCATGGGCGGAGTTGTTCTCCAAACCTGTCAGCTTGTTGCTGGCAAACATGAGCGTCTTGTTGGAGACAGCATTGAGATTGATGTAGTTGAAGAACTTCTTGAAGTATTTTTCCCGTTCCTCCTTCCTGAAGTACACCCAATTGATGAGTGCACTGAGAGCCTGGTCCTCGTTGAGCACGTGAAGGTTTTCATCGCGGAGCAGGCGACCGAAGATGACAGGGGGGCAGCGCATGAAGTGCATGGAGCCCTCCGGGCTGGCCCAGAAGTGGAAGTTGTCACGAATGCCAGAGTAGGCCAAGTCTGATACTTCTTTGAGCTCAAACAGCTCAGCCAAGAAGAGGTAGCGCAAGCAGTTGGCACGGCGAATGGACTTAATAAGAAAGTCATTGCAGTGGATCCGGAGGCGCGGGGTGTTGAAATACTGAGCGC
This DNA window, taken from Cricetulus griseus strain 17A/GY chromosome 2, alternate assembly CriGri-PICRH-1.0, whole genome shotgun sequence, encodes the following:
- the Ccin gene encoding calicin translates to MKLEFTEKNYNSFVLQNLNKQRKRKEYWDMALTVDHHVFFAHRNVLAAVSPLVKSLISSNDMKTTDELFITIDPNYLCPGTVDQLLDYFYSGKVVISEQNVEELLRGAQYFNTPRLRIHCNDFLIKSIRRANCLRYLFLAELFELKEVSDLAYSGIRDNFHFWASPEGSMHFMRCPPVIFGRLLRDENLHVLNEDQALSALINWVYFRKEEREKYFKKFFNYINLNAVSNKTLMFASNKLTGLENNSAHATLIESVLMDRKQERPCSLLSYQRKGALLDSVVILGGQKAHGKFNDGVFAYIIQENLWLKLSEMPYRAAALSATAAGRYIYISGGTTEQISGLKTAWRYDMDDNSWTKLPDLPIGLVFHTMVTCGGTVYSVGGSIAPRRYVSNIYRYDERKEAWCLAGKMSIPMDGTAVITKGDRNLYIVTGRCLVKGYISRVGVVDCFDTNTGEVVQCITFPIEFNHRPLLSFHQDNILRVHSHRQSVEINLQKIKANKSTTSVPLLPNSCPLDVSHAICSIGDNKVFVCGGVTTASDVQTKDYTINPNAYLLDQKIGEWKILASPPEALDCPACCLAKLPCKILQRI